A genome region from Populus alba chromosome 5, ASM523922v2, whole genome shotgun sequence includes the following:
- the LOC118029236 gene encoding PHD finger-containing protein 1 has product MFSSTIVSFSGLVPLNFFVYKYSICINTMHLVLQVTICQKCGDRGFDAALIYCDECQAYAVHCYCLDALPATFDEYVVWLCYHCESKAVKLSSLDRPNSPISTESDSDSIKIIQLKKKNPSKRLEGKSKEMVFDCSLINSDLLRPQISSDFQLVEVDCCEDDGKDQKLGSQNGLHEDSVPEVAEYLESKNPISPLPDLQLVDADSSQNDEKDQKLGGKNILEESRFQETEPLRNKNSQLVVCDVQPLQIHCCEDGGEGQKVERQNDLNEGKFVEEDELDKTKNCHFDASYFAEQSSIRVLPIRDPIWRGSMSIFQNNYGAPGGIVAHLSSIACSRASEEAKGLSRLLSPELLPRSGVWPKSFRKLGPAADHIGLYFFPDNERNEIVFDSLVNDMISQDLAMRVVIENAELLIYTSRILPMDCWRFQSKFYLWGVFRPKKPSALASDVVPGEQQGLTKAITRERRSPVSPLSNGSYGSGMMCPSQDS; this is encoded by the exons ATGTTTAGTAGCACTATTGTTAGTTTTTCAGGCCTTGTGCCCTTAAActtttttgtgtataaatattCCATATGCATTAACACCATGCATTTGGTGTTGCAGGTAACTATTTGTCAGAAGTGCGGTGATAGAGGATTTGATGCGGCTTTGATTTATTGTGATGAGTGTCAGGCTTATGCTGTGCATTG ttATTGCTTAGATGCATTGCCAGCAACTTTTGATGAATATGTCGTCTGGTTATGTTATCACTGTGAATCAAAGGCTGTAAAATTATCTTCTCTTGACAGACCTAACTCTCCTATAAGCACAGAAAGCGACTCTGACAGTATAAAAATTATCCaactgaagaagaaaaatccttCAAAAAGACTGGAAGGGAAGTCTAAGGAAATGGTTTTTGATTGCTCATTGATTAACTCTGACTTGCTGAGACCTCAAATCAGCTCTGACTTCCAACTTGTTGAGGTGGACTGCTGTGAGGATGATGGAAAAGATCAGAAACTTGGAAGTCAAAATGGATTGCATGAGGACAGTGTTCCTGAAGTTGCTGAATATCTTGAAAGTAAAAATCCTATATCTCCTCTACCTGACCTTCAACTTGTTGATGCTGATTCCTCTCAGAATGATGAGAAAGACCAGAAGCTTGGAGGAAAAAAC ATTTTGGAGGAGTCTAGATTCCAAGAGACAGAACCTCTTAGAAACAAAAACTCTCAATTGGTTGTATGTGATGTTCAGCCCCTTCAGATACATTGCTGTGAGGATGGGGGGGAAGGTCAGAAGGTTGAGAGACAGAATGACTTGAATGAAGGCAagtttgttgaagaagatgaattggataaaactaaaaactgCCACTTTGATGCTTCTTATTTTGCTGAGCAGAGTTCTATTCGTGTGCTACCAATAAGAGATCCTATTTGGAG GGGAAGCATGAGCATTTTCCAAAATAATTATGGTGCTCCTGGCGGAATTGTTGCTCATTTGTCTAGCATTGCATGCTCCAGAGCGAGTGAGGAGGCAAAAGGATTATCTCGATTGCTTTCACCAGAATTGCTTCCTAGATCTGGGGTATGGCCAAAAAGTTTCCGGAAGTTGGGGCCAGCAGCTGATCATATAGGTCTCTATTTTTTCCCGGACAATGAAAG gaatgaaattgtttttgataGCCTAGTAAACGACATGATCAGCCAGGACCTTGCCATGAGAGTTGTTATTGAAAATGCAGAGCTCTTAATTTACACTTCTAGGATACTGCCCATGGATTGCTGGA GATTCCAGTCAAAGTTTTATCTGTGGGGAGTGTTCAGGCCAAAGAAGCCTTCGGCTTTGGCATCTGATGTTGTGCCTGGAGAGCAACAAGGCCTCACAAAGGCCATAACCCGGGAAAGACGGAGTCCTGTTAGTCCTTTAAGCAATGGCAGTTATGGTTCTGGCATGATGTGTCCATCGCAAGATTCTTGA